One Streptomyces sp. ML-6 genomic region harbors:
- a CDS encoding helix-turn-helix transcriptional regulator, giving the protein MGTKRRPRTPREKYGEELKLRRIAAGLTQEALGEVVVCSPTLISHYEAGRRLPNPEDAQRIDRALGTDGFFARWLEDLDSKFAQHFAPVAELERQATEVRLYGLSLIPGLLQTGPYARAVFEAFSTNYQPDELDTFVVNRLERGRMLAESARPVVWALLDEASLRRRVGGPQVMAEQLRKIADMAASGRLRLHVLPFAVGAHALMESALYVLEFADGPPLAYVEGLQTGNLMDDPALVAACQASYTLALSDAASQRASIDLIRAIAEEHENAQQQPPLR; this is encoded by the coding sequence ATGGGGACGAAGCGAAGGCCTCGTACACCTCGGGAGAAGTACGGCGAGGAGCTGAAGTTACGGCGTATCGCGGCGGGGCTGACGCAGGAGGCGCTGGGCGAGGTGGTGGTCTGCTCGCCCACGCTGATCAGTCATTACGAGGCGGGACGGCGACTACCTAACCCGGAGGATGCGCAGCGGATCGACCGGGCGCTGGGGACCGACGGGTTCTTCGCCCGGTGGCTGGAGGACCTGGACTCGAAGTTCGCCCAGCACTTCGCGCCCGTGGCGGAGTTGGAGCGACAGGCCACCGAAGTGCGCCTGTACGGGTTGTCGCTGATCCCCGGGCTGCTCCAGACCGGCCCGTACGCCCGCGCCGTCTTCGAGGCGTTCAGCACCAACTATCAGCCGGACGAGCTTGACACGTTCGTCGTCAACCGCCTGGAGCGTGGCCGGATGCTCGCGGAGTCGGCGCGTCCGGTCGTCTGGGCGCTGCTCGACGAAGCGTCCCTCCGACGGCGCGTCGGTGGCCCGCAGGTCATGGCGGAACAGTTGCGCAAGATCGCCGACATGGCCGCCTCCGGGCGCCTGCGTCTGCACGTACTGCCCTTCGCCGTGGGGGCCCACGCGCTCATGGAGAGCGCGCTCTATGTGCTCGAATTCGCGGACGGCCCTCCTCTCGCGTACGTAGAGGGCCTTCAGACCGGAAATCTGATGGATGATCCGGCGTTGGTGGCCGCCTGCCAGGCGTCCTACACTCTCGCCCTGAGTGACGCGGCGTCCCAACGGGCTTCGATCGATCTCATTCGGGCCATCGCAGAGGAGCACGAGAATGCACAGCAGCAACCGCCCCTACGCTGA
- a CDS encoding DUF397 domain-containing protein translates to MHSSNRPYADSQSLTGWFKSSYSGGSNGDCLEAARGYASVPVRDSKAADGPAVVFSADGWASFVGAVKSGRFDA, encoded by the coding sequence ATGCACAGCAGCAACCGCCCCTACGCTGACTCCCAGTCCCTGACCGGGTGGTTCAAGTCCAGTTACAGCGGAGGCTCCAACGGGGACTGCCTCGAAGCCGCCCGCGGCTACGCCTCCGTCCCCGTCCGTGACAGCAAGGCTGCCGACGGGCCCGCCGTCGTTTTCTCCGCCGACGGCTGGGCATCGTTCGTCGGCGCGGTCAAGAGCGGCCGCTTCGACGCCTGA
- a CDS encoding HNH endonuclease translates to MIRLERADLPPDTTAHLRTYTRQIEKTAESGRKAKAAELWSHTTVRRHVRDGLLATLADMAPGHPRCMYCGDSQGTDIDHFEPKSLAPTRTFEWLNHLLACAYCNSNQKRNAFPRSEEDGSPLLVDPTLEDPLDHLRLVLPLCTYKGLTPQGEACIDVFGLNSRGVLVDGRRTAYETAKQSIELWRIATDRGQHDRAAKVVRVAWDRPLADVLAGMFHQSGHPAADLLFSGEEEILGLLRHQELREAFLSRA, encoded by the coding sequence GTGATCCGGCTGGAACGTGCCGATCTGCCACCGGATACAACGGCACACCTCAGGACGTACACCCGGCAGATCGAGAAGACGGCTGAGAGCGGCCGCAAGGCCAAGGCGGCCGAGCTGTGGTCCCACACCACGGTCCGCAGGCATGTACGCGACGGCCTGCTGGCCACCCTCGCCGACATGGCGCCAGGCCATCCGCGCTGCATGTACTGCGGGGACAGCCAGGGCACGGACATCGACCACTTCGAGCCGAAGAGCCTCGCTCCGACGCGTACCTTCGAGTGGCTCAACCACTTACTGGCCTGTGCGTACTGCAACAGCAACCAGAAGAGGAATGCCTTTCCCCGGTCCGAGGAGGACGGCAGCCCGCTCCTTGTCGACCCCACACTCGAAGACCCCCTGGACCACCTGCGGCTGGTGCTGCCGCTGTGCACGTACAAGGGCCTGACGCCCCAAGGCGAGGCGTGCATAGACGTGTTCGGACTCAACTCACGCGGTGTCCTCGTCGATGGGCGGCGAACGGCTTACGAGACCGCCAAGCAGTCGATCGAGTTGTGGCGCATCGCCACGGACCGGGGGCAGCACGACAGGGCTGCGAAAGTCGTCCGGGTGGCCTGGGACCGCCCGCTCGCGGACGTTCTCGCCGGGATGTTCCACCAGTCCGGCCATCCGGCCGCGGATCTGCTGTTCAGCGGCGAGGAGGAGATCCTCGGGCTCCTCCGGCACCAGGAACTGCGAGAGGCGTTTCTGTCCCGCGCGTGA